CATCAGTACGCTTGCTTCTTTTATCTCTTGTCTTATCTCTTTCGTATCTATAGAGTATGTATCTTTTTGCAGCATCCTTTCTAGGAGAGTCCATTAAGGATTCTTCAACCAAGTCTTGTATTATTTCAACTGATACAGGATTATTGTATGTATGTAATTTTTCTTCTGCTTTTTTAGCGATAGTTTCAGCTAATACATTATCAACACTTGCCTTAGTTTCTGACATTGATAATAATATAGCTGTAATAATTTTATTGACATCAAAGTCAGCGATGGAGCCATTTCTTTTCAGTACTTTTATCATTATTATTCATTCCTTTCGTCTTTTTATCTTAACACTTTTATAGTTAAGCATTTTATAGCTGTATTAAATTGTTACTAAGCTTTTATGTATATTATTTCTATTAAGCATGAGCATTAACCATATTAATAAATTAAAAATTATATATATAATCTATTCAGCTTAACACACCAACAGTATCTTGAACACATTATGTTGTGGTTGGTAGCTTTATAATATACAATATATTGTATCAGCAATAGAAATATGTGTCAATTAAAAAATGTTTATATATGGAATTTATTCCGAAAACATTTGTTAAGTCATGGACATTACTTTGATTATCGGATAAACTAATAAGATATATGTTAAAAAGATACATAATAAAAATATATAAGTAACCAGGGAGAATTAAGATGAGTTTTTTATATGGCGATATATGTACATGGTGCTCAATCATATTAATTATTGCATTAGTTATATTGAGCATAACAAAAAAGATGCAAAAGATGAAAATTACTGTAAATATTATTTTATTTATTTACGGTTTGCTAGGTTCTTTTACTTTACCAAGCTATCTCATGGTTAGACTTGGTAGATCACATAGAGTAGATAAAGATTTCATAAAGTGGGCTTCTGTAAAATTTTATGACTATTCTTTGATATTAGCAGCTATAACACTCATTATATTGGCTCTTGCTATAGTGATATTTATTTTTAGTAAAAAGGTGATTTCAGGTAATCTGAAACTTATCATGGTATTTGGACAAATATCTTTAATTGTAATAGCTTTTCTTCTAGGATTGAATACAATAAATAAGAAATTTGATCTTGCAATCTTTTTATTGAATATGAGCTATTTCAATGCCTTAGTATTATTTGGAATTAACATATTTGATAATTTGACTAGAAGACTATCTTATGATAAAATAAATAACTGATAAGCAGTATTATTATATTTGTAGAATCTATTAAGAAAAGAAAGATTTAATGTTAGAAATACAAGCTTATAATTAAGAAAAGGTGTGTTAAAAAATGACTCAATCAACTGATTTATGGATGGTATTTAAAAGAAATATAACAGCAATTTTAGATGGTCCTACTACAAGTGCGTCCATTTTTAAATATCCATTATACAATAAGTTAGTTGAAGGATGTATATATGAGAATACTGATACCTAGATAAGGTAAGCAAGTATAGCATATATAGATATGATTGTTTATTTATCCTAGACTAATGTCTAGGATTTTTTGCGTTTAAAAATAAATTAGAATTGAAAGGTATGATTACAATGATAGAATTGGGGATTAATAATTTATCAAAGAGTTTTGGAGCTAATAAAATATTTGAAAATGTTGGTTTTGATATAAAAACAGGAGAAATAGTTGGATTGATTGGCAGGAATGGAACAGGTAAGACAACCATAATGAAAATTCTTATGGGGCATGAAGATTATGAAGGTGAAGTTTTCTATCGTAAGGGCGTCACTCTAGGATATCTTGACCAAATACCTGTCTTTGAAGAAGATTATAGTGTTAAGGAAGTACTTTATCTTGCATTTAAAGATGTATATGATATCAAAAAGAAGATGATGAAGATTGAACATTCATTGACTGATGGGGATAATGATATTGATAGACTCATGAAGGAATATGGTCAGCTTCAAGAAAGATTCGAGCTTCTAGGAGGATATGACATTGATGAGAAAATGAGTAAGGTAACAATCGGTCTTCAGATATCTGACTCCATACAGAAGATGAAGTTTGCTAATCTAAGCGGTGGTGAAAAATCTAAGATCATGCTTGGTAAGATATTATTGGAAAAACCTGAGCTGTTGCTTCTTGACGAGCCCTCCAATCATCTTGATCTAAAATCAATTGAATGGTTGGAAGAGTATTTAAAAGAGTATAAAGGTTCAGTATTGATAATATCTCATGATAGATATTTTTTGGATAGAGTCGTTAATAAAATAGTTGAATTAGACTACAATGGTGCTTCAATATATCATGGTAACTACACATATTATCTAATGGAAAAAGAAAGACGGTTTATTGAAGCATACAATAGATATAAGGAAAACCAGAAGAAAATCAGTAAGATGGAAGAGCAGATTAAAAGGTATCGTATCTGGGGAAAAATGCGTGACAGCGATAAGATGTATGTCAGAGCAAAAGAACTGGAAAAAAGACTTGCTAAGATGGATAAATTGGATAAACCTGTTCTTGAGAAAACTAAAATTAAATTGTCTAGTAAAGGATTTGATAGAACAGGAAAAGAAGTTTTGATATTGAAAAATGTTGAAAAGAGTTTTGAAAGCAGAACACTGTTCTCAGGTCTTGACCTAACATTGTTCTATCAAGATAGTTTAGCCATACTTGGTGATAACGGGACTGGTAAATCCACATTGATAAAGATTGTCATGGAAGTATTGGAAAGTGATAAAGGTAGTATAAAATACGGGTCAAACATAAATATTGGATATCTGCCTCAAGAGGTTAATTTTGAAGATGAAAATATATCTATACTTGAAGCTTTTCAATATAAGTATAACATCACAATAGGTGAGGCAAGAACAGAATTGGCTAAGGTATTATTTATTAAAGATGACGTATTCAAGAAAATAAGTATTTTATCTGGAGGAGAAAAAAGCAGATTGAAATTATGTATGCTCATGTACGAAAAAGTTAATTTCATGATATTAGACGAACCAACGAATCATTTGGATATTGATTCAAGGGAAATACTAGAAGAGACTTTACTTGAGTTCAAGGGTACTATATTATTTGTATCCCATGACCGTTATTTTATTAATAAAATAGCTACTAAAATAGGGGAAATAGAAAATAAGAAGTTAGAATTCTATAATGGAGATTATGAATATTATAAAAATGAATTACTGAAAAAAGCTGATAGTATTGTCCCTAAAAGGGAACAAACAAATAGAAGTAGTAATAAAAATTATAATCGTAAAAGAGTAGATGATAATGAGAAGATAATAAAAAGAAAGAAGAAACAATTAGAAGCAATAGAAATGGAGATTGAATTGGTAGAAACATCTATTGATGAGTTAGACAAAGAGATGTTAATTAATAGTACAGATGCAGGTAAACTCAATGAAATATCCATGGAACAAAATGATAAGAAAGAAGCACTAAGTAAACTATTAGAAGAATGGGAAATTATCAGTGAATATATTGATAGTTTAAGGTAGGTGCTGTAAAAAAAATGGGCTGTTCATATACCAATGTCATAGGATAAAACTTATTGGTATGTAAGTCTAAGTAGTCAAAGGTGGAGTTATATTGTATCCTTCATATTTTAGTGCCTAAATAAAAAGCGTTAAATTCATGAAAAAGGAATTCAAAAGCGGTAGTGTCACACTAAGTGTGTAAAAATCCATCCTAGCTATGTACGGCTGGGGTGGTTATTTTTACATTTATTAATAATATTCCCATAATTTAGCTGTATTATGACAATACTATAATAGTATCATTTTTGGGTCCCATCAGCACTTACTTAATGCATGTAAAATTTACGAAGTAAAGGTGGAGATTTATACTACCTTTACTTCGTAAAAGTGAACGGTAGTTAGCCAATGTAAGGTGTTATGCGTTCATTATATAAAATTGTTAATTGATTGAGTATTTTATCCCAACCTCGATACCTTTGTGTCCATTTTTTTGTAGCTTTATCTGTAGCTAAAAAAAGCATTTTTTGTAAGGATGTATCTGTTGGAAAAATACATTTGCTCTTTGTTACTTTACGATATTGTCTATTAAGAGAAGATAATTGATTAAGAATGTTTAACCAGAATTTAGAACTTTTGTTTTCACCTATCCAGATACCTAATACATCCTTCATACCATCTAGGTTAACACCAATGATCACATAAGCCTTGCCATTCGTTAATTGTTGGTATTAGCTTATCCGTTATTCTACTTACCATATCTGAAATATCTTTTTTCCGTTTAGGAACGATCTTAGGCTCAAAATCAGCATTTCGACCTCTTGGCACATCAATATCAATTTCACCTAGAGAAGAATGAACTTTCTTTTGAGAATAACCATTTCGATAGTTGGATTTAGGTTGGTCATGATCGTAACGTTCGTAGCCTAGAGTTTCATCCATCTCGTTTTCAAGCATTTCTTGAATAACATCCCTAAACATATTTTTTAGAGCACCCATAATATCTTGTGGAGTTTTGATATCATTGTTTTCAATTATTGATTGTGCTTGTTCTTTAGTAATAAGGTTATTTGCCATAATAAAATCTCCTTCCTGGCATTTTTATTTAGATTTTAGCCAGGTTGGAGATATTTTACACACTTTTTAGGACATTCTCCATTTCTTTGGATAGAGAGCCACCTTCTAATAGTAAGCCATCATATGAATCATATTCTCAAACTTTTATTTTCTATTTTTATTTATAGCGAAACCTCCTTAAAATCATACATTTAAGGGGCTTCGCCACATTTTTTTAGTAATTTGTCAAGAATTTAAATATTCTATTTTATATAGTTGTTAAAAGTATCTTCGTTTATTTCTTCACCTGAAAAGGCTAAGTATTGTTCAGAATATGTTGAATATTCTATGGTTTCTACTTCAGAATAGATCATTAAATCACAAATTATGTAAAAGCGCTGACCTGTAGCAGTTTCAATTTTTTCTTTGACTTCAAAAGCCTCATCAATTTCTTCTTTTACCCAATCCGCTTGTTGGAAAAAGTCGATTATTTTTTCTTTAGTATCAAAATAAGGAACTAGACCTAAGCCTTGTAACAATTC
The window above is part of the Vallitalea guaymasensis genome. Proteins encoded here:
- the abc-f gene encoding ribosomal protection-like ABC-F family protein gives rise to the protein MITMIELGINNLSKSFGANKIFENVGFDIKTGEIVGLIGRNGTGKTTIMKILMGHEDYEGEVFYRKGVTLGYLDQIPVFEEDYSVKEVLYLAFKDVYDIKKKMMKIEHSLTDGDNDIDRLMKEYGQLQERFELLGGYDIDEKMSKVTIGLQISDSIQKMKFANLSGGEKSKIMLGKILLEKPELLLLDEPSNHLDLKSIEWLEEYLKEYKGSVLIISHDRYFLDRVVNKIVELDYNGASIYHGNYTYYLMEKERRFIEAYNRYKENQKKISKMEEQIKRYRIWGKMRDSDKMYVRAKELEKRLAKMDKLDKPVLEKTKIKLSSKGFDRTGKEVLILKNVEKSFESRTLFSGLDLTLFYQDSLAILGDNGTGKSTLIKIVMEVLESDKGSIKYGSNINIGYLPQEVNFEDENISILEAFQYKYNITIGEARTELAKVLFIKDDVFKKISILSGGEKSRLKLCMLMYEKVNFMILDEPTNHLDIDSREILEETLLEFKGTILFVSHDRYFINKIATKIGEIENKKLEFYNGDYEYYKNELLKKADSIVPKREQTNRSSNKNYNRKRVDDNEKIIKRKKKQLEAIEMEIELVETSIDELDKEMLINSTDAGKLNEISMEQNDKKEALSKLLEEWEIISEYIDSLR